In Bos indicus x Bos taurus breed Angus x Brahman F1 hybrid chromosome 23, Bos_hybrid_MaternalHap_v2.0, whole genome shotgun sequence, the genomic window aGAGACTGGGACGCTCTGGGTACACCTGAACCTCGTCCCAGCATCTCTGTGACACTTCTTATCCCCTTTCTTCTCATCCCTGCTCTTTAGCACTGCATCATAGAGTCTGTGAATGGGCTGAAATCTCTCTCAGCGGGAAGGGTGGTGGTTGTGAAGAATCAGGAGCATCAGAACGCACTGGGTGTGATCCTTCAGGTGAGGGCGGTGGGAATCTGGACTCCAAGGCCAGAGGGAGCAGCCAGCCCCATCTCCATCTTCCCCACTTGGCGAGGAGCCATTTGTACTCAGCAGTGCTCTCATTTTTCCCTCTAgccctcctttccttcccatcCCCACCACTTCATGCTCGTCTCCTTGTCCTCTCCCCAAGCCCTGTCCCCGAAGTCTGCTCCGATTGCTTGACTTGGTTACCAGTCTATATGGCCGCCCCATGCTCCCTGACTGAACTGGCAGATCTGTCTCTTCTTGGATGTCCACTCCTCACACTGCCCTGTCCTGGCCTCCCCACATCCTCTAGGTCTCTTCGAACTCCACCAGCAGAGTATTCACAGCCCTGGTCTTGTGTGACAAACCCGTGTCTGAGGAACCACGGGAGAGGGGGCCAGCCTCCCCAGATGTGCCCTACCCAGACGACCTCATGGGATTCAAGCTGTTCCTGCCTGAAGGTGAGAGTGGACGGATGCCCAGGCTTTCGCCAACAGCATGGCTGAGGTGCCCGGTCTGAATCTGCTCTCCCCTCTTCTCAGGGCCCTGTGACCACACTGTGGCCAAGCTCCAGCCAGGAGACGTGGCCGCCATCACCACCAAGGTGCTCCAGCTGAATGGGGACAAGATCTTGGAGGACTTCAGCAAGCGGCAGCAACCAAAATTCAAGTCAGAGATGCTGCGGCAGGACTACATAAGGCGGGGTGGCAAGGTGAGGTCGGGGAGGCTTCCCCAGGCTGAGAGGGGCTCTGCAGGAAGAAAAGCCCCTGCCCCAGGTCTAAGACCAGCTCCATCCTCAGGAAGGATCCGCCCTCTGCGGCCGTGACCACTGCTGTCCAGGAACTGCTACGACTGGCTCAGGTGCACCCCACAGGGCCCCCCACCCTCGACCCTGTCAATGACCTGCAACTCAAGGATGTGTCTGTGGTCGAGGGGGGGCTCCGGGCCCGGAAGCTGGAGGAGCTGATCCGGGGGGctcagtgtgtgcacagtcccCGTTTCCCTGCCCAGGTTGGTCCCTGGATGTGAGCTTCCCAGCTGGAAGGGACAGCTTTCCCTCTCATCCCCTGCAGACTGGCTGCCCCCGTCCCAGTCCTGGTCCTCAGCTCCCCTGCTGAGGTCAGGGAGGAGCCTCACGAGCCCTTGCCCTTGGCTCCTCGCAGTACCTGAAGCTGCGGGAGCGGATGCAGATCCAGAAGGAGATGGAGCGGCTGCGCTTCCTGCTGTCGGACCAGTCGCTGCTGCTGCTCCCGGAGTACCACCAGCGAGTAGAGGTGGGGGGCCGGGGCTGGGCTGGTGGGCTGGCAGGGAAGCCGTCTGCCGGCTCCCAACACCCGCCATCCTTGCAGATGCTCCGAACCCTGGGGTACGTGGACGAGGCAGGCACAGTGAAGCTGGCCGGGCGGGTGGCTTGTGCCATGAGCAGCCACGAGCTGCTCCTCACCGAGGCCAGTACCGGGAGCTACTCCTTTCAGAGCTCCTGGGCCGGCGGGCACCTGCCTCGGTGCAACTCGGCCTTGCCTACCACGTACATGACCTCATTGGGGCCCAGCTGGTGGACTGGTGAGTCTTGCGCCCCAGCCTCTGGAAGATGACAGAGCAATGATCTCAGGTTGGATTTCCTCCCTCCTTGTGCTTCCCTCATTAGCAAAGCCCAGCCCCTCTCCTATCTTCTGGAACCTGGGAACATATCCAGCCAAGTTCTGAGTTCTCTGGAACTCAGGAACCCGGCTCCAGCCTTGTCTTTCTCTTGCACAGTGTCTCCACCACTTCTGGAACCCTCCTCCACCTGCCAGAGACCTGAGGACTCTGTTCATCATTGCACACCTCCCCAGGGTGGGGATTGAGGGGCCCAGGAGGGCTGCCGCCCTGGCTCAGGCAGGGTCACCTTGGGAAGGCTTGGGAGCCAGGATGAGTGCTGGGCTTGCTGCTGTGCCGAGGGTCAGATGTGACTGCCGCTGTTGACCTGGGCTGCATCCCAGTGGAGGGGTTTGGGCTGTGCTTCTCTGCCCTTTCACGAAAGTGGAGCCAGAAACCTTGCCAAGGCCATGGCTGCTGTCTTTCATGCAGCAAGGTGCTGCCACTATTCTgtctggggtgggaaggagggaccTCAGGAAGCTGTGGAGGTTGGACAGAGTTCTCCATATTTTGGTTGAAATTGACAAATAAAGTTCTTCTGCCTGTGATGTTTTCTGGAGTCTTTTGTTTCATGAGACAAGTGAGTTCAAGCACCTCGTTTAAGGGCAGAGGTAAAGCCAAAGTGGCACCTGAGCTTTACCTTGTTGGAGAGGAACAAGGAGCACTGAGGTCAGTTTCCCTGTGGGACGATGAGGATGTGTCTAATTTCCTAAATGATAAAATTTCTGTTAGAGCCTGCAAAAAGCAAAAAGCTAGTGTAGTTCAGGTTTTGCGGGAGTTATTGTAAGagacaggtttcccaggtggctgagtggtaaagaatctaactgccagttcaggagactgggttagaaaggaaatggcaacccactccggtattcttcccgggaaaattccatagacagaggagcctagttggcTACAGTCCCCGGTGTCACAaaaacttggacatgactgaaacagccAAGCCTGCGTGCATGGACAGTAAGAGACAGGTTTCTTAGTATCTTGTTTTGTGGGACCAAGAAAGGAGCCATGTGTCTGAACCATTTGCTGAGCCACGTGGGGCCCTGCTgggcagatgtgtgtgtgtgcacgctatATGCACAGGCACACAGACCCAGGCAGCAGTGCTGGTGCCCGGGGCATTGGGATGAGAGGGTTAACAGGGAAGGACTCAGTTGAGTCCATGATTCTCTCAAGAGACCCAGGTGTCTGGGGTGCCCCCTCCCAGTTCTGGGTCTGGGGCCAGTTGCAGTTCTTGGTTGTCACGTGGTTTCCTGGCTTATCTGGGCCAGGGGAGGAGCAAGGCCCTGAGTCAAAACTCTGCTCCAAGCCCTGGGTTAACCAGAAAGGAGCAGGCGGGTCTGAACCCCTCAGGTCCTCCAGCCATGAGGCTCCTCTGGGGGCTGATCTGGGCATCTTGCTTCTTCGCCTTGTCTCTGCAGAAGCCCAGGTCCTGGAGGCAGGATGCGGAGAGCTTGAACAGGGCCAGGGCTGGCGAGGGGAGAGTGGGCTCAGAGGGTCTTGATTCGGGGAGAAGGCTGGAGGCTGGCTGTTGACTCGCACCTGTTCTTCCCAGGTTGctcctgttttctccttctgTGGTTCGCATAGGGGTCCCCCTGTCTGTGGCCGTGAAACTCCAGGATGCTCCTTCAGGACAGGTGGTGAGAGGATCCGTGTTCCTGAGGAACCCATCCCATGTTAATGAGCTCTGCTCCCCGAAGGTGGATTTCAGCCTCAGCTCAGACAGAGACTTCATACTCCTCAACGTCCCGGTAAAGGCCTACTCCCTCCCGGTGCCACCCAGCGCCCCACCTCCTGTTCTCCTCTGTCTTCTTGGAAACATCTTTGTCTTCTCATCCCcctgctcccttcctcccctcccagccctgtgTTCCTCTGTGTGTCAGTCTGTCTTTTCCCTTCTGCTCTCTCACccactccttctccctctcttccagATCCCCCAGGAACAGGCCAGGGTCTGTCGCCTCCATCTGCTCCGCAGAGCCCCCGAGGTGCAGCTGATGGTGCAGTCCTCATGGCTAAGGGACTCTCTGTCCAAACAGACAGACATGCAGGGTGTCAACCTGTTGTTCTCCTCTCGCCGGGGGCACCTCTTTCTGCAGACGGACCAGCCCGTTTATAACCCTGGCCAGCGGGGTGAGTTGGCGCCAGGGCCTCCACCTTTCATGCCTTCCCAGCCACTTGAGTGAGATAACCTGAAGCCCCTCACAGGAAGGCTGCTTTGCAAACATTTGTTCTCCTTCCCTTCACTTTCTGGGAGGGGGTCTGGGGTCCAGGGCCCATCCTCCCATGGCTCCTGCTCACCTCCTCATCCTCCATTTCCAGTTCGCTACCGAGTCTTTGCTCTGGATCAGAAGATGCGCCCGGCCACTGACATCCTCATGGTCATGGTGGAGGTGAGCCGCCGCCCTCTGACCTTCCTATGGGCCTGGGCTGCTGAACTGGCCTCTGATCGTGACCACTTTACTCCCATTGCAGAACTCTCAAGGCTTCCATGTGTAGAAAAGGGAAGTGttttctccctcctccatcttTCAGGACAACTTTGTGATCCTAGACATATCAGAGTGAGCATCTCCTCCCTGGGACATGCCAAAACCTCCCCCGAGCTGTCCACCTACAGCACATGGTCCGATACTGAGCTTCCTCAGCCCCTGGTTCACCCTCCAGTCTCCTCCTAGGGAGTTTGGTGACTGGCTGTCCGCAGACCTCTCACAATAGTGAGCTGAGCCTCTCCTTTGTCTATCCTGAGGCCAGTGATGTGAAAAATCTCAGCCCGATTCTCAGACAGCCTGGATTCCAATAGCAGCACCCAGTAAGGTGAAGAAATATGGTGAGAGCTAGAGATGGGAGGGACAAGCGCTCCTTGTCTGCAAGGAGGAAGGGGTGGAGCAGAGGTGGGGGGTGCAGGGCCAGGGAAGAGAGACGCGGCTGCCACAACCCCAAGGGGAGGATAATATTTTAAGGGTCCTTTCACGAGAGTCTGATCTGCCCTCCCTTTGCCTTGGGTCAGTTCTCCCCAACTTTGAGGTGAAGATCATTCCTGAAAACCCCTACATCCTGACAACACCTGGCTTTCTTAGTGACATCCAAGTGATCATCCAGGCCAGGTAACTCCCCCTCGCACATGGTCCCTCACACTGG contains:
- the LOC113881523 gene encoding helicase SKI2W-like; translation: MGFKLFLPEGPCDHTVAKLQPGDVAAITTKVLQLNGDKILEDFSKRQQPKFKKDPPSAAVTTAVQELLRLAQVHPTGPPTLDPVNDLQLKDVSVVEGGLRARKLEELIRGAQCVHSPRFPAQYLKLRERMQIQKEMERLRFLLSDQSLLLLPEYHQRVEMLRTLGYVDEAGTVKLAGRVACAMSSHELLLTEASTGSYSFQSSWAGGHLPRCNSALPTTYMTSLGPSWWTVSPPLLEPSSTCQRPEDSVHHCTPPQGGD